From the Clostridium sp. Marseille-P299 genome, one window contains:
- a CDS encoding alpha/beta fold hydrolase — translation MIATICNVKIHYHVIGEGKPIFILHGLRCDHKLMLGCMEPLFTNKLEYKRIYVDLPGMGQSDAPIEFCSSDKILELLISFINTLTNENFLLVGESYGGYLARGILSQMPNRTNGLLLLCPVVKPEHRERNIPVKNVFISDEDFLSTLSENEKIDFCEFAVIANQYTYKRFQDEVVAGLEISNKDYIENLLQNYAFTFDVDEKLHHLKYNKLVLFITGRQDTSVGYHDLWNLIEDYPRATFSVLDIAGHNLQYEQPLLFECLVKEWLNRIEIQA, via the coding sequence ATGATTGCTACTATTTGTAACGTTAAAATTCATTATCATGTAATCGGTGAGGGAAAACCTATTTTTATATTACATGGTTTACGTTGCGACCACAAATTAATGTTAGGATGCATGGAACCATTATTTACGAATAAGTTAGAGTATAAAAGGATTTATGTTGATTTACCTGGAATGGGACAGTCTGATGCTCCGATTGAATTTTGTAGCTCTGACAAAATTTTAGAACTATTAATTTCTTTTATTAACACTTTAACAAATGAAAATTTTCTATTAGTGGGTGAGTCATATGGTGGTTATTTAGCACGTGGAATTTTATCACAAATGCCAAATCGTACCAATGGATTACTGCTATTATGCCCTGTAGTAAAGCCAGAACATAGAGAAAGAAATATCCCAGTAAAAAATGTATTTATCTCGGATGAAGATTTTCTTTCAACCCTTTCTGAAAATGAAAAAATAGATTTTTGTGAATTCGCAGTTATCGCTAATCAATATACATATAAACGATTTCAAGATGAAGTTGTGGCAGGGTTAGAAATTTCAAATAAAGATTATATAGAGAATTTATTACAAAACTATGCATTTACTTTTGATGTAGATGAAAAACTACATCATTTAAAATATAATAAGCTAGTTCTATTTATTACTGGACGTCAAGACACCAGTGTTGGATATCATGATTTATGGAATTTAATCGAAGATTATCCACGAGCTACTTTTTCAGTTTTAGATATCGCTGGCCATAATTTACAATATGAACAACCACTGTTATTTGAATGTTTGGTTAAAGAGTGGCTGAACCGAATTGAAATACAGGCATAA
- the ltrA gene encoding group II intron reverse transcriptase/maturase, producing MKETKKCDDSRQLNTESGHLQKDRVELESYAKAPSISMTSDNRQNARREYHYGLLEKIISNENLNEAFKRVKKNKGSHGIDKMGVDELLPYLRSHGEELKQSIADGSYKPNPVRRVEIPKDNGKTRPLGIPTVVDRVIQQAVSQVLTPIFEKKFSENSYGFRPNRNAHQAILKCKEYMDEGYKWAVDIDLEKYFDTVNHDRLIGLIYKEVKDIRVIGLIRKYLNAGVMEKGLVSATVEGVPQGGNLSPLLSNIMLHELDMELERRGLKFCRYADDCNVYVKSKKSAERVMKSITEFIEKDLKLKVNKEKSKVDRPWKLKYLGYTFYNKKGEMGIRVHQVSVKKLKGKLKSITGRSNAMSMELRAIKLKQLIVGWISYFKLADMKGTLRELDEWLRRRLRLCYWKQWKKIKTKHDNLVKLGVENWKAWEHANTRKGYWRISNSPILNSTLTNKYLREQGFITLSERYSQIR from the coding sequence TTGAAAGAAACAAAGAAATGTGATGACAGCAGACAACTGAATACAGAATCAGGTCATTTGCAAAAGGATAGAGTGGAACTCGAAAGCTATGCAAAGGCGCCGAGCATTTCTATGACGTCGGATAACAGACAGAACGCCCGAAGAGAATATCACTATGGATTGCTAGAGAAAATCATTAGTAATGAAAATCTAAATGAAGCCTTTAAACGTGTAAAGAAGAATAAAGGAAGTCATGGAATCGACAAGATGGGAGTAGATGAACTTCTACCATATCTAAGAAGTCATGGCGAAGAGCTTAAGCAATCCATAGCAGATGGAAGTTATAAACCGAATCCCGTAAGAAGGGTAGAGATACCAAAGGATAACGGGAAAACAAGACCATTAGGGATACCAACTGTAGTAGACCGAGTGATACAACAGGCAGTATCACAAGTACTAACGCCAATCTTTGAGAAGAAATTTTCAGAGAATAGTTATGGATTTAGACCAAATCGAAACGCGCATCAAGCAATTCTAAAATGTAAAGAATACATGGATGAAGGCTATAAATGGGCGGTAGATATAGATTTAGAAAAGTACTTTGATACTGTCAACCACGATAGGTTAATTGGGCTGATTTATAAAGAAGTCAAGGATATACGAGTAATCGGACTGATAAGGAAGTATCTAAATGCAGGAGTGATGGAAAAGGGATTAGTAAGTGCTACTGTAGAAGGAGTGCCTCAAGGTGGGAACTTATCTCCACTATTAAGTAATATCATGTTGCATGAACTAGATATGGAATTAGAACGAAGAGGACTTAAGTTCTGCCGTTATGCAGATGATTGCAATGTATACGTGAAATCAAAGAAATCAGCAGAGCGAGTTATGAAAAGTATCACGGAGTTTATAGAAAAGGACTTGAAGCTTAAAGTTAACAAAGAGAAAAGTAAGGTAGACCGACCATGGAAACTAAAATATTTAGGATATACCTTTTACAATAAGAAAGGTGAAATGGGAATAAGAGTACATCAAGTTTCTGTTAAGAAGTTAAAAGGAAAACTTAAGAGTATCACTGGAAGAAGTAATGCAATGAGTATGGAACTCAGAGCTATTAAACTAAAACAATTAATTGTTGGCTGGATAAGTTACTTCAAACTAGCAGATATGAAAGGTACTTTACGAGAACTTGATGAGTGGCTAAGAAGACGTTTACGTCTTTGTTACTGGAAACAGTGGAAAAAGATTAAAACGAAACATGATAACTTAGTTAAACTAGGGGTAGAGAATTGGAAAGCATGGGAACATGCGAATACAAGGAAAGGCTACTGGAGAATCTCCAATAGCCCAATCTTAAATTCAACTCTTACCAATAAATATCTTAGAGAACAAGGTTTTATAACACTTAGTGAAAGATATTCGCAAATAAGGTAA
- a CDS encoding acyl-CoA thioesterase, giving the protein MEIKPYVRKAQYYETDQMGIIHHANYIHWFEEARVDYMEQMGFGYEKSVEVGIDFALLGISCEYRSMTKFNETVEISVKITELTPFKMTIQYQVTDAVTHVVRAVGESKHCYYDGVRKRPTSLKKALPELYDMFMDVYEAGNNELESR; this is encoded by the coding sequence ATGGAAATTAAGCCATATGTTAGAAAAGCACAATATTACGAAACAGATCAAATGGGTATCATTCATCACGCAAATTATATTCATTGGTTTGAGGAAGCTAGAGTTGATTATATGGAGCAAATGGGATTTGGCTATGAAAAATCTGTAGAAGTAGGGATTGATTTTGCTTTATTAGGTATTAGTTGTGAATATCGTTCTATGACTAAATTTAATGAAACAGTAGAGATTTCAGTCAAGATAACGGAGTTGACACCTTTTAAAATGACAATTCAGTATCAAGTTACCGATGCTGTTACCCATGTAGTGCGTGCTGTTGGAGAAAGTAAGCATTGTTATTATGATGGTGTTAGAAAACGTCCAACCTCTTTAAAGAAAGCACTACCAGAGTTATATGATATGTTTATGGATGTATATGAAGCAGGAAATAATGAATTAGAATCAAGGTAA
- a CDS encoding NADPH-dependent oxidoreductase: MKIDNKMIEKQLDHRTIREFKDEPIPVDMFEQIMEVGRRTASSTGMQAASIIRITDKKIKEEIAKVCNQEYVARAPELLIFIVDQYRNSLIAKEKNCNEDGSKDMDRFFSAFTDACIMAQNMVNAAEAMDLGTVYLGSILNDSEKICNILKLPKLTFPVVGLGIGYPNQAPQLKPRMDMKFRVFENNYKTYENYLEEISEYDEAMQTYYDLRDANRRVDSFSNQVVTRLTSHIPKREEILNIIRKQGFDLKINGQ, translated from the coding sequence ATGAAAATTGACAATAAAATGATAGAAAAACAGTTAGACCATAGAACAATACGTGAATTTAAGGATGAGCCAATACCAGTAGATATGTTTGAACAAATAATGGAGGTAGGTAGAAGAACAGCAAGCTCTACAGGAATGCAAGCTGCTTCCATCATCCGAATTACTGATAAAAAGATAAAGGAAGAAATCGCAAAAGTATGTAATCAAGAATATGTAGCTAGAGCACCTGAACTATTAATCTTTATTGTAGATCAGTATCGAAATAGTCTCATTGCAAAAGAAAAGAATTGCAACGAGGATGGCTCAAAAGATATGGATCGTTTCTTTTCTGCTTTTACCGATGCTTGTATTATGGCTCAAAATATGGTGAATGCCGCTGAAGCAATGGACCTTGGAACTGTATATTTAGGAAGTATTTTAAATGATAGTGAAAAAATATGTAACATACTTAAACTTCCAAAACTAACATTTCCAGTGGTTGGATTAGGAATTGGATATCCAAATCAGGCACCACAATTAAAACCTAGAATGGATATGAAATTTCGTGTTTTTGAGAATAACTATAAAACATATGAAAATTATTTAGAGGAAATAAGTGAGTATGACGAAGCTATGCAAACTTATTATGACCTTAGAGATGCGAACAGGAGAGTAGATTCTTTTAGCAATCAAGTTGTTACTAGGTTAACGAGCCATATACCAAAACGTGAAGAAATTCTTAATATAATCAGAAAACAAGGTTTTGACTTAAAAATTAATGGGCAATAA
- a CDS encoding iron-containing alcohol dehydrogenase — protein sequence MNKFTYSYPTKVYFGEGIVTEALHAELGKIGETVLLAYGSGSVKKNGVYDEIKALLEQAGKKIVDFSGIMPNPTYAKVQEGAGLVREEHVDFILAVGGGSVIDCCKVVSAQAMLDEDIWDMEYSKGKLPVAGIPLGAVVTASGTGAEMNAGAVITHEEKMWKGPIFGSSPAFAVLDPAYTMSVPPMQVLSGAFDTLSHGMETYLGSSDQDNVSDDVALAIMRNTVVNMRHLLTNINDMQARSNLMWDSAMAENGILKCGRLTDFQAHQIEHQLAAYTDCNHGQGLAVIHPAYYRHIVKDAPDKFTRFAKVVFGVDTAEVGIEALADFIKECGLPTRMGELKSKVEITPELLRQVADTTNIIRCNPRELSRDEIYDILMECL from the coding sequence ATGAACAAATTTACATATTCTTATCCTACAAAGGTATATTTTGGTGAAGGGATAGTAACAGAAGCATTACATGCGGAGCTTGGCAAGATTGGTGAAACTGTTCTGCTAGCCTATGGTAGCGGTTCAGTCAAAAAGAATGGTGTTTATGATGAAATAAAGGCACTGCTTGAGCAGGCAGGTAAAAAAATTGTGGATTTCTCTGGCATCATGCCGAATCCTACCTATGCCAAAGTACAGGAAGGCGCTGGGCTTGTTCGTGAAGAACATGTAGATTTCATTTTAGCGGTTGGAGGGGGAAGTGTGATTGACTGCTGTAAAGTGGTTTCTGCTCAGGCTATGTTGGACGAGGATATTTGGGACATGGAGTATAGTAAAGGTAAACTTCCGGTAGCAGGGATTCCATTGGGTGCAGTTGTTACCGCTTCCGGTACCGGCGCAGAAATGAATGCAGGCGCAGTGATAACTCACGAAGAAAAAATGTGGAAGGGGCCGATTTTTGGATCCAGTCCAGCCTTTGCTGTCCTAGATCCGGCGTATACCATGTCCGTACCGCCTATGCAGGTGCTCTCTGGTGCTTTTGATACACTGAGTCATGGAATGGAAACTTATTTAGGCAGCTCTGATCAGGATAATGTGTCTGATGATGTGGCTCTAGCAATTATGAGGAATACAGTAGTCAATATGCGTCATTTGCTTACGAATATCAATGATATGCAGGCTCGAAGCAATCTGATGTGGGATTCTGCTATGGCGGAAAATGGTATTCTCAAATGTGGTCGCTTGACTGATTTTCAGGCTCATCAGATTGAACACCAGTTGGCAGCTTACACCGACTGCAATCATGGGCAGGGTCTGGCGGTGATTCATCCCGCATATTATCGCCATATTGTGAAGGATGCGCCTGATAAATTTACCAGGTTTGCAAAGGTTGTATTCGGAGTGGATACCGCTGAAGTCGGTATTGAAGCTTTGGCTGACTTTATCAAGGAGTGTGGTTTGCCCACTAGAATGGGAGAATTGAAGTCCAAAGTAGAGATTACGCCAGAGCTATTACGTCAGGTGGCTGATACCACTAATATTATTAGGTGTAATCCCCGTGAATTAAGCCGGGATGAAATTTATGATATTTTGATGGAATGTCTGTAA
- a CDS encoding MerR family transcriptional regulator, which translates to MYTMKQVCEETNMTYQALKYYCNEGLIPNVKRDDNNRRIFDERDVKWIKDLVCLKKCGMSIQEMKIYLNLCLQGESTIPQRKEMLAKKREALLVSIAELNDCVAYVDWKQGFYDDVLSGKCPYISNLIRVDD; encoded by the coding sequence ATGTATACCATGAAGCAGGTCTGCGAGGAAACAAATATGACCTATCAGGCTCTGAAATACTATTGTAACGAGGGCCTGATTCCAAATGTCAAACGTGATGATAATAATCGCCGTATTTTTGATGAGCGGGATGTAAAATGGATTAAAGACCTTGTCTGCTTGAAAAAATGCGGTATGAGTATTCAGGAAATGAAAATCTATCTTAACTTATGCCTGCAAGGTGAATCTACCATTCCCCAACGTAAAGAAATGCTTGCCAAGAAGCGCGAAGCTCTATTAGTTTCTATTGCAGAATTAAATGATTGCGTTGCCTATGTAGATTGGAAACAGGGATTCTATGATGATGTACTTTCCGGTAAGTGTCCTTACATCAGTAACCTAATTCGAGTAGATGACTAA
- a CDS encoding aldo/keto reductase, with the protein MKNVTLNNGVEMPILGFGVYQIADAKECEQAVYDALMSGYRLIDTAAAYMNEEAVGRAIKKSGIPREEIFITTKLCIQDAGYESAKKAFQRSLDRLDLEYLDLYLIHQPFNDYYGAWRAMEELYKEGKIRAIGVANFMPDRLVDLIAHNEVVPAINQVEVNPFCQRVEDQKLMKAKNVQIQSWGPFAEGRNNMFENETLKAIGAKYNKSVAQVILRWLVQRDVVCIPKSVHKNRIEENFNVFDFTLSAEDMELIATLDTKQSCFFSHYDPEIVDWLGNVRYDV; encoded by the coding sequence ATGAAAAATGTAACTTTAAATAATGGAGTTGAAATGCCAATCCTTGGATTTGGTGTTTACCAAATTGCAGATGCAAAAGAATGTGAGCAAGCTGTTTATGATGCTTTAATGAGTGGGTATCGATTAATTGATACTGCTGCTGCATACATGAACGAAGAAGCGGTTGGACGAGCAATTAAGAAAAGTGGGATTCCTCGAGAAGAAATTTTTATCACCACAAAGCTATGCATTCAAGATGCTGGATATGAAAGTGCTAAGAAAGCATTTCAAAGGTCTTTAGATCGACTAGACTTAGAATATCTTGATTTATATTTAATTCATCAACCATTTAATGATTATTATGGTGCATGGCGTGCAATGGAAGAGTTGTACAAGGAAGGAAAAATTCGTGCAATTGGAGTTGCAAATTTCATGCCGGATCGTCTTGTTGATTTAATCGCTCATAATGAAGTGGTACCTGCCATCAATCAAGTTGAAGTAAATCCATTTTGCCAACGAGTAGAGGATCAAAAACTTATGAAGGCGAAAAATGTTCAGATTCAATCCTGGGGTCCGTTTGCTGAAGGTAGGAACAACATGTTTGAGAATGAGACTCTAAAAGCGATTGGTGCGAAATATAATAAATCGGTAGCACAGGTAATATTAAGATGGTTAGTTCAACGCGATGTCGTTTGTATCCCTAAATCTGTACATAAAAATCGTATTGAAGAAAATTTCAATGTATTTGATTTTACATTAAGTGCAGAGGACATGGAATTAATAGCTACTTTAGATACAAAACAAAGCTGTTTCTTTTCACATTATGATCCTGAAATAGTGGATTGGCTTGGTAATGTTAGATATGATGTGTAA
- a CDS encoding MerR family transcriptional regulator translates to MYTVKEVSELLDLTEHTIRYYTDKGLVPSVIRDKNNIRLFDEISINWLTGIKYLKGTGMSIESIKEYVDLCLKGESTIQERYQIILEQKEIAEKQLKEAQERVEYLHNKAAHYLEIVNNTIPDDTNPSKWSSHL, encoded by the coding sequence TTGTATACTGTAAAAGAAGTATCTGAGCTTTTAGATCTAACAGAACATACGATTCGGTACTATACAGATAAAGGACTAGTCCCTAGTGTTATTCGTGATAAAAACAATATTCGTCTTTTTGATGAAATATCAATCAATTGGTTAACAGGTATAAAGTATCTAAAAGGAACTGGTATGTCCATAGAATCGATTAAAGAATATGTTGATTTATGCTTAAAAGGTGAATCCACCATTCAAGAACGATATCAAATAATTTTAGAACAAAAAGAAATTGCAGAAAAGCAACTAAAAGAAGCACAGGAACGTGTTGAATATTTACATAATAAAGCTGCTCACTATCTAGAAATCGTAAATAATACAATTCCTGATGATACGAATCCTAGTAAATGGTCTTCTCATTTATAA
- the rsgA gene encoding ribosome small subunit-dependent GTPase A, with protein sequence MKKQKKKTDYDMVLLTGKVSKVFNKQIEVLVEEDTITCILPGALLAKKNSIVVGDIVQLGLSGSRQYKLVQVMPRRTEVYRGNRRSPGEEILIAANVDQVLTVVTADYLLHQAGYFENAVIAARRADLEIILYISKWDAVSEQAQELLSEKIALYQKTADSVFVGTPEFLDDRLIEAVTEKSTVVIGDRASGKTTLIRKFMNRLGSGEISHGSLSSTHTSNIFVGSNETVFIDTPGFRDFALQKITEEELGTAFPEIVEAAENCGFNNCSHTHEENCAVAKGLQERKIGRERFSVYQKLSGVVTVSTPKIDYRYNACEESFVCKVCGNLVTPDSAGTQHRNHCPHCLSSIHVDNEPGDRASLCHGIMDPIGVWVRKDGEWAIIHRCRTCGTLSSNRIAADDSPMLLMSIAVKPLSSPPFPLSQLESAAK encoded by the coding sequence ATGAAGAAACAGAAAAAGAAAACGGATTATGATATGGTTTTGCTTACCGGAAAGGTGAGTAAGGTTTTTAATAAACAAATTGAGGTTTTGGTGGAGGAAGACACGATTACCTGTATTTTACCAGGGGCTTTACTGGCAAAGAAAAATTCCATTGTTGTTGGTGATATTGTGCAGCTTGGCTTATCTGGATCACGACAATATAAGTTAGTGCAGGTTATGCCGCGGAGAACAGAAGTTTACCGAGGCAACAGGCGATCTCCCGGCGAAGAAATTCTAATTGCCGCAAATGTGGATCAGGTGCTTACCGTTGTAACTGCAGACTATCTGCTCCATCAGGCTGGATATTTTGAAAATGCGGTAATTGCTGCAAGACGGGCAGATTTAGAGATTATTCTTTATATTAGCAAGTGGGATGCCGTCAGTGAACAGGCTCAGGAATTGCTATCGGAGAAAATTGCCCTTTACCAGAAAACAGCAGACAGTGTTTTTGTGGGGACACCGGAATTTCTGGATGACCGTCTGATTGAAGCAGTCACCGAAAAAAGCACAGTTGTGATTGGCGATAGGGCAAGTGGAAAGACAACGTTGATTCGGAAATTTATGAATCGGTTAGGCAGTGGAGAAATCTCCCATGGCAGTCTTTCTAGCACCCATACTAGTAATATTTTTGTTGGCAGCAATGAAACAGTTTTCATTGACACTCCTGGTTTCCGTGATTTTGCCTTACAGAAAATCACAGAAGAAGAACTAGGGACAGCGTTCCCAGAAATCGTGGAAGCGGCGGAAAACTGTGGGTTCAATAACTGCTCCCATACCCATGAGGAAAATTGTGCAGTTGCCAAGGGATTACAGGAACGGAAAATAGGCAGAGAGCGTTTTAGTGTCTATCAAAAACTCTCCGGTGTCGTGACGGTTTCTACTCCTAAAATCGACTACCGGTACAATGCTTGTGAAGAAAGTTTCGTCTGTAAGGTATGTGGCAATCTTGTGACGCCAGACAGCGCCGGGACCCAGCATCGCAATCACTGCCCGCACTGCCTGTCAAGCATCCATGTAGACAACGAACCAGGTGACAGGGCTTCCCTATGTCACGGTATAATGGATCCAATTGGAGTGTGGGTACGAAAGGACGGAGAATGGGCGATTATCCATCGGTGCCGTACCTGTGGGACTTTAAGCTCTAATCGGATTGCTGCTGATGACAGTCCTATGCTTTTAATGTCTATTGCAGTAAAGCCATTATCAAGCCCGCCTTTCCCATTGTCGCAATTAGAAAGTGCAGCAAAATAG
- a CDS encoding MarR family winged helix-turn-helix transcriptional regulator, with the protein MSVSIRQQLMQLNRLYKESDEIYHDISASMGLSDSALIILYGLCHADHPCTQSELCEVWSIKKQTVRSAVHTLLRKGYVLLEPLPDNPHIKQIVLTEAGKDIMNQTAMPLIEAEEAAFGCLTTEERETLLALTQKQVSYFRNEAKNLLQRYNMNKDCTSVGGLRLHEETEKENGL; encoded by the coding sequence ATGTCGGTATCAATCCGCCAGCAGCTTATGCAGCTTAACCGTTTATATAAAGAAAGTGATGAAATCTATCACGATATTTCCGCTAGTATGGGACTTTCGGATAGTGCTCTTATCATATTGTATGGCTTATGTCATGCGGACCATCCCTGTACGCAGAGTGAATTATGTGAAGTATGGTCGATTAAGAAGCAGACTGTCCGTTCTGCAGTGCATACCCTTCTTCGCAAAGGTTATGTGCTTCTGGAACCGTTACCAGACAATCCCCATATCAAGCAGATTGTACTGACAGAGGCAGGAAAAGATATTATGAATCAAACGGCGATGCCTCTCATTGAAGCGGAAGAAGCTGCTTTCGGGTGTCTTACCACCGAAGAACGCGAAACGCTGTTGGCCTTAACCCAAAAACAGGTGAGCTATTTTCGTAATGAAGCTAAAAATTTATTGCAACGGTACAATATGAACAAAGATTGTACCTCTGTTGGAGGATTAAGATTACATGAAGAAACAGAAAAAGAAAACGGATTATGA
- a CDS encoding GNAT family N-acetyltransferase — translation MIGKYEIETFVKEKHGKGVYKLYQAIAAKYKNCVYWHPGNTKEEWDNVFVCIHNDTVIGKGQVMLNEKQDANSPSFAEHRIFINIRVLPEFEQDEDALDLLYNAVCQKANDIKAGLCERKCQLCVGNKEEEEVYNRYFIKKGFLSHGDIYFMSTSISNRTYFQEQYTLEENIDFHEFNLNTLEAKIDFLELEGKCFTDDIMSLKHLEEYMDSEFFLMYGVFESDKLIGAVMVVEDGNSLPEIEDVFVLEEYRGRHYARILLENVMSILNHKGYERVTLCVLTHNDAAFRVYQSLGFEIDCEEKRFLRYI, via the coding sequence ATGATTGGGAAATATGAAATAGAAACTTTTGTGAAAGAAAAGCATGGCAAAGGCGTATATAAATTGTATCAAGCAATTGCCGCTAAGTATAAAAATTGTGTTTACTGGCATCCTGGCAATACGAAAGAAGAGTGGGATAACGTATTTGTCTGTATACACAATGACACAGTGATTGGTAAAGGGCAGGTAATGCTTAATGAGAAACAGGATGCGAATTCCCCTTCATTTGCTGAACACCGTATTTTTATTAATATCAGAGTATTGCCAGAATTTGAGCAGGACGAGGATGCGTTGGATTTACTATATAATGCAGTATGTCAAAAGGCCAATGACATCAAGGCTGGTTTGTGTGAACGTAAATGCCAATTATGTGTAGGTAATAAAGAGGAAGAAGAGGTATATAATCGTTACTTCATAAAAAAAGGATTTCTATCCCATGGGGACATATACTTTATGAGTACTTCAATAAGCAATCGTACATATTTTCAAGAGCAGTATACTTTAGAGGAAAATATAGATTTTCATGAATTTAATCTTAATACATTGGAAGCGAAAATTGATTTTCTTGAACTTGAAGGAAAATGCTTTACGGATGACATTATGAGCCTAAAACATCTAGAAGAATATATGGATTCAGAATTTTTCCTAATGTATGGTGTTTTTGAATCAGATAAGCTAATTGGAGCAGTGATGGTTGTGGAAGATGGTAATTCCTTGCCAGAAATTGAAGATGTGTTTGTTCTAGAAGAATACCGTGGAAGGCATTACGCACGAATTTTATTGGAAAACGTAATGAGCATTCTGAATCATAAGGGATACGAAAGAGTAACCTTATGTGTGCTTACGCATAATGATGCTGCGTTTAGAGTATATCAATCATTGGGGTTTGAAATTGATTGTGAGGAAAAACGTTTTTTAAGATATATATAG
- a CDS encoding DUF1904 family protein — protein sequence MPHLNFKNIERNKVKQLCNDLTPQLAKEIECPEDWITFNHIESQTFVQGIENDEIVFVNIQWFPRTQEVQDKVASIIHEGVIGTGAKEVVIIFNDLKKESYYEEGQHF from the coding sequence ATGCCACATTTAAATTTTAAAAATATAGAAAGAAATAAAGTAAAGCAACTTTGTAATGACCTAACTCCTCAATTAGCAAAAGAAATTGAATGTCCAGAGGATTGGATTACCTTTAATCACATAGAGAGTCAGACATTCGTTCAGGGTATTGAGAATGACGAAATCGTATTTGTAAATATTCAATGGTTTCCACGAACTCAGGAAGTGCAGGATAAGGTTGCTTCCATTATACATGAAGGAGTAATAGGAACTGGTGCGAAAGAAGTTGTGATTATATTTAACGACCTTAAGAAAGAAAGTTATTATGAAGAGGGGCAGCATTTTTAA
- a CDS encoding NUDIX hydrolase has product MKEQFSTRQPDIIGEEKFRQYSVFVPMIDISGVTYLLFEKRSNKLRRQPGEICFPGGKREEGESFQDCAVRETVEELLIQQQQIEVIGPGDIYISPFNLVIHPFIGVIHNYQDTFSTDEVDQIIKIPLDFFRNHQPEKFESKLINEPPEDFPYEWIPGGIKYPWDKGTFDILFYQYEDFRIWGMTAQIANSVVKLMEKYNIR; this is encoded by the coding sequence ATGAAAGAGCAATTTTCAACGAGACAGCCAGACATTATAGGCGAAGAAAAATTCAGACAATACTCTGTATTTGTCCCAATGATAGATATCTCAGGAGTTACTTATTTACTATTTGAAAAGAGATCGAATAAATTAAGACGTCAGCCTGGAGAAATCTGTTTTCCAGGTGGAAAACGAGAAGAAGGTGAATCATTTCAGGATTGTGCCGTGCGTGAAACGGTTGAGGAGCTGTTAATTCAGCAACAACAAATTGAGGTGATTGGACCTGGTGATATTTATATATCGCCTTTTAACTTAGTAATTCATCCTTTTATCGGTGTAATACACAATTATCAGGATACGTTTAGTACGGATGAAGTAGATCAAATCATAAAAATACCATTAGATTTTTTTCGTAATCATCAACCAGAGAAATTTGAAAGTAAATTGATTAATGAACCACCTGAAGATTTTCCATATGAATGGATTCCAGGAGGAATAAAATATCCGTGGGATAAAGGTACTTTTGATATACTTTTTTACCAATATGAGGATTTTAGAATTTGGGGTATGACGGCTCAAATAGCAAATTCAGTGGTGAAATTGATGGAAAAGTATAACATTAGGTAA